The following coding sequences lie in one Polyangiaceae bacterium genomic window:
- a CDS encoding ATP-binding protein, translating to MKLPREADTAEPELRTFALWFMRLRWLALGILLVAYLAAALTPGVLPDAARWPLGASLLYMPLANLTLALVHRRIPVSDVSLLIQVLSDLLVLAFIWYWAGGLESPIAILLVLHILMTGSALGPRHCYLAAAWIGSLVAILAVLEALGAIPHHHLGTTAGCSARSLGFVGSWLAFLAVQLVAAAYLTANISQRARTVRERLQEAAAAATAQQQLLERALDTTGSGLRLVNADLKTTWASTLWQRWLSTESRVRRPDALRQVFETGRVKVREFTRKDPGNGARALRQTFRLTAAPIVGADGKVRQAAELVQDVTNEKRTQAEMVRTGKLVAVGELAAVVAHEINNPLGILNAKAQLLIQTQLPTMSPKVAAEVQKIYELSERVAGIAQGLLSACRPARGARKRVDMRAPLRRVLSMMEAERTRKGVQVQDDLESPLWVLANSSELEQVFLNLVLNAFHAIPDGGALRLSSPAAREQGRLAILVEDNGQGIPPEHLERVWEPFFSTKAESHGTGLGLSVCMTIVQSHGGDIEIESEVGRGTTARVELPEYDAREEGADRDTPHPRS from the coding sequence GTGAAATTGCCGCGTGAGGCGGATACTGCAGAACCAGAACTTCGCACCTTCGCACTCTGGTTCATGCGGCTGCGTTGGCTGGCGTTGGGCATCTTGCTCGTCGCCTACCTGGCTGCGGCCCTGACGCCGGGGGTGCTCCCGGACGCTGCGCGCTGGCCCTTGGGCGCGTCGCTGCTCTACATGCCCCTGGCCAACTTGACATTGGCTTTGGTGCATCGGCGCATCCCGGTCAGCGACGTCTCGCTGCTGATCCAAGTGTTGTCCGATCTGCTAGTGCTCGCCTTCATCTGGTACTGGGCGGGCGGCCTGGAGAGTCCGATCGCCATCTTGCTGGTCCTGCACATACTGATGACTGGCTCAGCCCTTGGACCACGCCATTGCTACTTGGCTGCTGCGTGGATTGGATCCCTAGTCGCAATCTTGGCGGTCCTCGAGGCGTTGGGCGCCATTCCGCATCACCACCTGGGAACCACCGCTGGCTGCAGCGCGCGATCCCTCGGCTTCGTCGGGAGCTGGCTGGCGTTTCTCGCGGTCCAGCTAGTCGCGGCTGCGTACCTCACCGCCAACATTTCGCAACGAGCGCGAACCGTGCGCGAGCGTCTCCAAGAGGCGGCGGCCGCCGCCACGGCCCAGCAGCAGCTTCTGGAGCGTGCGCTGGACACGACCGGAAGCGGATTGCGGCTGGTGAACGCCGACCTGAAGACCACTTGGGCGAGCACCCTGTGGCAACGGTGGCTATCGACCGAGTCGCGGGTGCGACGTCCGGATGCCCTGCGTCAGGTCTTCGAGACCGGTCGGGTCAAGGTTCGGGAGTTCACACGAAAGGACCCTGGGAACGGCGCTCGCGCATTGCGACAGACATTTCGTCTGACCGCGGCCCCCATCGTCGGCGCCGATGGCAAAGTCCGCCAAGCTGCCGAGTTGGTCCAGGACGTAACGAACGAGAAGCGCACCCAAGCGGAGATGGTTCGCACGGGCAAGCTCGTCGCCGTCGGTGAGCTCGCCGCCGTAGTCGCCCACGAGATCAACAACCCGCTGGGGATCTTGAACGCAAAAGCACAACTCCTGATCCAGACCCAGCTGCCCACCATGTCACCGAAAGTGGCGGCAGAAGTGCAGAAGATCTACGAGCTGTCCGAGCGCGTAGCTGGGATTGCGCAAGGACTGCTCTCGGCGTGTCGGCCCGCCCGCGGCGCGCGAAAGCGTGTCGACATGCGCGCTCCTTTGAGACGGGTGCTGTCGATGATGGAAGCGGAGCGAACACGCAAGGGTGTCCAAGTGCAAGACGACTTGGAATCGCCGCTTTGGGTCTTGGCAAACAGCTCCGAGCTGGAGCAGGTCTTTCTCAACCTCGTGCTCAATGCCTTCCACGCCATCCCTGATGGGGGTGCGCTGCGGCTTTCCTCTCCGGCTGCTCGAGAGCAGGGACGGCTGGCCATCCTCGTCGAAGACAACGGACAAGGGATCCCTCCGGAGCACCTGGAACGCGTGTGGGAGCCGTTTTTCTCGACAAAGGCCGAGTCTCATGGCACTGGTTTGGGGCTGTCGGTGTGCATGACAATCGTGCAGTCTCACGGCGGGGATATCGAGATAGAAAGCGAAGTGGGACGCGGCACTACTGCGCGCGTGGAGTTGCCCGAGTACGACGCGAGAGAGGAAGGAGCCGACCGTGACACGCCGCATCCTCGTAGTTGA
- a CDS encoding RNA polymerase sigma factor, giving the protein MRSNSRPSHLRAVPAASEVVREEPLADEAIISAVIRGDTSVAGALFDRCSGVIDATLYRVIGKRESDHEDLVQQSFEQIVKTLANRRFAGACSLKTWASSIASNVALNALRSRRRERTLFDRSAVDADLASGESPERNAAARREIQILREELGQMNRTRAEALLLHDVLGHDLAEISAMTGTSVAAAQSRLVRGRKELQERLRRRGCHG; this is encoded by the coding sequence GTGCGCTCGAATTCGCGCCCATCGCACCTGAGGGCGGTGCCCGCCGCGTCGGAGGTGGTGCGCGAGGAGCCGCTTGCGGACGAAGCGATCATCAGCGCGGTCATTCGTGGGGATACCAGCGTCGCGGGCGCCCTGTTCGACCGCTGCTCCGGCGTGATCGACGCCACGCTGTATCGCGTGATCGGCAAACGCGAGTCGGACCACGAAGATCTCGTTCAGCAGAGCTTCGAACAGATCGTGAAGACCCTGGCGAATCGGCGCTTCGCGGGGGCTTGCAGCTTGAAGACCTGGGCCAGCAGCATCGCGAGCAACGTCGCCCTGAACGCCCTGCGCTCACGGCGGCGTGAGCGCACCCTCTTCGACCGAAGCGCGGTAGATGCGGACCTGGCCAGCGGGGAAAGCCCCGAGCGCAACGCCGCCGCACGCCGAGAGATCCAAATTCTGCGCGAAGAGCTCGGTCAGATGAATCGCACGCGGGCAGAAGCGCTGCTGCTGCATGACGTGCTGGGCCACGACCTGGCCGAAATCTCCGCCATGACTGGCACGAGCGTTGCAGCCGCCCAGTCCCGTTTGGTGCGAGGTCGCAAGGAGCTGCAAGAACGTCTGCGTCGCAGGGGGTGCCATGGCTGA
- a CDS encoding FecR domain-containing protein, translating into MADRDLEQMMGSWRQSVIPVEDAETLRSRRSGSVPNIARAIREENEQRVARRRRKTAAFAVLCAAALVIAFLAIRGLSPSTTELASVGEVRGDVVVIHSGSESVIKGPQSHQTAVGDGLSTLAGRSAHLTLQGGASVELGGSSTLYLDAIEANLTRLRLDAGRVRVKVPKLGTGRFEVVTPDTVVTVHGTEFTVIVDAEGHTEVVVHQGRVGVSSKSQHAMLTPQAVKVWRSTGTPTAAAPETNAPAAPAEGTTTTKPGARVQAPAGGARPKATQPVAPTQAAAPTQPTAPSPQESTSLAEQNRIYAAALAARDRGDDAKAIARLDELLRRYPTGPLAPEARVERFRALKRLGKDREASTEARKYLQVAPTGAARDEARDIAIPSR; encoded by the coding sequence ATGGCTGACCGGGATCTGGAGCAGATGATGGGGAGCTGGCGCCAGAGCGTGATCCCAGTCGAGGACGCGGAGACGCTGCGATCGCGTCGTTCCGGTTCGGTGCCGAACATTGCGCGCGCCATCCGTGAGGAGAACGAGCAACGCGTCGCTCGGCGTCGACGCAAGACGGCGGCCTTCGCGGTGCTGTGCGCAGCTGCGCTGGTGATCGCGTTCCTTGCGATTCGCGGGCTGAGCCCCAGCACTACCGAGCTGGCGAGTGTGGGTGAGGTGCGCGGAGACGTCGTCGTCATTCACTCCGGCAGCGAGAGCGTGATCAAGGGACCGCAAAGCCACCAAACTGCTGTCGGCGATGGTCTGTCGACGTTGGCGGGACGCAGCGCGCACTTGACGCTCCAGGGCGGAGCAAGCGTTGAACTCGGCGGCAGCTCCACCCTGTATCTCGACGCCATCGAGGCCAATCTGACGCGCCTGCGCCTCGATGCAGGGCGCGTGCGGGTCAAGGTCCCGAAGCTGGGCACTGGACGTTTCGAGGTCGTCACGCCGGATACCGTCGTGACGGTGCACGGCACCGAGTTCACGGTCATCGTCGATGCGGAAGGTCACACCGAGGTCGTCGTGCACCAAGGCCGCGTCGGAGTCAGCAGCAAGAGCCAGCACGCCATGCTCACGCCCCAGGCCGTCAAGGTCTGGCGCTCTACGGGAACACCGACCGCTGCGGCGCCCGAGACAAACGCCCCCGCTGCACCGGCGGAAGGCACGACAACGACCAAACCGGGCGCCAGGGTGCAGGCTCCCGCGGGCGGCGCTCGCCCGAAGGCGACGCAGCCCGTAGCACCGACGCAAGCTGCAGCGCCGACGCAGCCGACGGCGCCGTCGCCCCAGGAGTCCACTTCTCTGGCCGAACAGAATCGCATCTACGCGGCTGCTTTGGCGGCGCGCGATCGCGGCGATGACGCCAAGGCCATAGCGCGTCTCGATGAGCTGCTTCGTCGCTACCCAACCGGGCCCCTCGCACCGGAGGCACGCGTCGAGCGTTTCCGCGCTCTCAAGCGCCTGGGAAAGGATCGCGAAGCGTCCACTGAAGCGCGCAAATACCTTCAAGTAGCGCCAACGGGCGCCGCTCGCGACGAAGCACGAGACATCGCCATTCCGTCGCGGTGA
- a CDS encoding sigma-54 dependent transcriptional regulator, giving the protein MTRRILVVDDEPGMLEVCTDTLESLPEVEIVTETSGARARELIQSDHFDLLITDIRMPDVDGIQLLRDVRQCCPNTPAIVLTAYPMVDTAVASMKLGAADYLTKPFRTNDLLVLAKHLLEASRLGEENRLLRRQMERVHAFDDFVGSSPPMQKVYQTIERVARSDADILVLGETGTGKDLVARSIHQRSERAEGRFVPLDCGAVPDNLFESELFGHERGAFTGADSRNLGLMEYASGGTFFLDEIAELPPTVQAKLLRVLQDRRVRRLGGKQQIDINVRIVAATSANLEQMVREKKFREDLYYRVNVACIELPPLRERATDIPALVGHFLMRYAPQELREELQIDPDAMEVLCRYRWPGNVRQLQNVVRRVLASLSGTLITSDDLPDELVIRAGGGGLAEEGFFAARAQRMDAFEREYLEVVLRRSGGDVTQAAKDAQLPRGTFYRLLKKHGVSPASYR; this is encoded by the coding sequence GTGACACGCCGCATCCTCGTAGTTGATGACGAGCCTGGGATGCTGGAGGTGTGCACGGACACCTTGGAGTCGCTTCCTGAAGTCGAAATCGTAACGGAGACCAGCGGCGCCCGTGCGCGCGAGCTAATCCAGAGCGACCATTTCGATCTGCTCATCACCGACATTCGCATGCCGGATGTCGACGGCATTCAACTCCTGCGTGATGTGCGCCAGTGCTGCCCCAACACGCCGGCAATCGTGTTGACGGCATACCCCATGGTCGACACGGCGGTGGCGAGCATGAAGCTCGGGGCGGCCGACTATCTGACCAAACCCTTCCGTACCAACGACCTCTTGGTGCTGGCAAAGCACCTGCTCGAGGCCAGTCGTCTGGGTGAAGAGAACCGCTTGCTGCGTCGGCAGATGGAGCGCGTGCATGCCTTCGACGACTTCGTCGGCTCGAGCCCCCCGATGCAAAAGGTCTATCAGACCATCGAACGAGTCGCGCGCTCGGACGCGGACATCCTCGTGCTGGGGGAGACCGGCACTGGCAAGGATCTCGTGGCTCGCAGCATTCACCAACGTAGCGAGCGAGCGGAGGGGCGCTTCGTCCCGCTGGACTGCGGCGCCGTGCCGGACAACCTGTTCGAGTCCGAGTTGTTCGGTCACGAGCGGGGTGCATTTACTGGAGCAGATAGTCGCAATCTGGGGCTGATGGAGTACGCGAGTGGCGGCACCTTCTTCCTGGACGAGATCGCCGAACTGCCGCCCACGGTGCAGGCGAAGCTGCTGCGCGTACTCCAGGATCGCCGAGTACGGCGGCTGGGGGGCAAGCAGCAGATCGACATCAACGTGCGCATCGTCGCCGCCACCAGCGCCAATCTCGAGCAGATGGTTCGGGAAAAGAAGTTCCGCGAGGACCTCTACTATCGCGTCAACGTGGCGTGCATCGAACTCCCGCCGTTACGTGAGCGTGCGACGGACATCCCCGCTCTCGTCGGACACTTTCTGATGCGCTATGCGCCCCAGGAGCTTCGCGAAGAACTCCAAATCGACCCGGACGCGATGGAAGTGCTCTGTCGCTATCGTTGGCCCGGCAATGTGCGCCAGCTGCAGAACGTGGTGCGCCGTGTACTGGCGTCATTGAGTGGGACCTTGATCACCAGTGATGACCTGCCCGACGAACTCGTCATCCGTGCTGGCGGGGGAGGGCTTGCCGAGGAAGGGTTCTTTGCCGCCCGTGCACAACGAATGGATGCCTTCGAGCGTGAGTACCTGGAAGTGGTCCTGCGACGCTCCGGAGGTGACGTGACCCAAGCGGCAAAGGACGCCCAGCTGCCGCGCGGGACGTTCTACCGCTTATTGAAGAAGCACGGCGTCTCGCCTGCGTCCTATCGGTGA
- the pip gene encoding prolyl aminopeptidase gives MTSTPHQLFPEIEPYATGKLAVGDGHEVFYEECGNPAGKPALFLHGGPGGGLDPRYRRFFDPARYRIVLFDQRGSGQSTPHASLDANTTWHLVSDIEALRTRLGIEKFLVFGGSWGSTLALAYAQKHPQRVTELVLRGIFMLRQSELRWFYQFGASEIFPDAWERFLEPIPEGERDDLMHAYHARLTHADPAVRQRAAKAWSIWEASTSFLHVDPAHVAHSGEDEFALAFARIESHYFVNRGFFESEDQLLRDVDEIRHIPAVIVQGRYDVVCPIRSAWDLHRAWPEAELVVIPDAGHSALEPGITSALIEATNRFAGP, from the coding sequence ATGACTTCGACCCCGCACCAGCTGTTTCCCGAGATCGAGCCGTACGCGACGGGCAAGCTCGCGGTCGGTGATGGCCACGAAGTGTTCTACGAAGAGTGCGGCAACCCTGCCGGCAAGCCTGCTCTGTTCCTGCACGGCGGTCCCGGCGGCGGCCTCGATCCGCGCTACCGTCGCTTCTTCGATCCCGCGCGCTATCGCATCGTGCTGTTCGATCAGCGAGGCTCCGGTCAGAGCACTCCCCACGCCAGCCTGGACGCGAACACGACCTGGCACCTAGTCAGCGACATCGAGGCACTGCGCACGCGCCTGGGCATCGAGAAGTTCCTGGTCTTCGGCGGCTCCTGGGGCAGCACGCTGGCATTGGCGTACGCGCAAAAGCACCCGCAGCGCGTAACGGAGCTGGTGCTGCGTGGCATCTTCATGCTGCGCCAGTCCGAGCTGCGCTGGTTCTATCAGTTCGGTGCCAGCGAGATCTTCCCGGATGCATGGGAGAGGTTCCTGGAACCGATTCCCGAAGGCGAACGCGACGACCTGATGCATGCCTATCACGCGCGCTTGACGCACGCAGACCCCGCCGTGCGCCAGCGCGCGGCAAAGGCTTGGAGCATCTGGGAAGCCTCGACGAGCTTTCTCCACGTGGACCCCGCGCACGTCGCGCACTCCGGCGAGGACGAGTTTGCGCTCGCCTTCGCGCGCATCGAGTCTCACTACTTCGTCAACCGGGGGTTCTTCGAGAGCGAGGACCAGCTGCTGCGCGACGTCGACGAGATTCGGCACATCCCCGCAGTGATCGTGCAAGGTCGCTACGACGTGGTGTGCCCCATTCGCAGCGCTTGGGACTTGCATCGCGCCTGGCCAGAAGCGGAGCTAGTCGTCATTCCCGACGCAGGCCACTCGGCGCTGGAGCCCGGCATCACCTCCGCATTGATTGAGGCCACGAACCGCTTCGCTGGCCCCTGA
- a CDS encoding DoxX family protein — translation MAKAPSQSLREWGSLVYRALIALIFIASGFLKLADPEGTATSASIPLVIAVISGLFEAGAGLALLAGFRTRGSAVALMVFLIPVTLRFHNPVGLGPAESYLQTTMLMKNMAIVGGLVGLFVYGPGPLSLDALRARK, via the coding sequence ATGGCAAAAGCCCCTAGCCAGAGCCTCAGAGAGTGGGGATCCCTCGTCTACCGCGCACTTATTGCGCTGATCTTCATCGCTTCGGGTTTCTTGAAACTCGCCGACCCCGAGGGCACAGCGACCAGCGCCTCGATTCCGCTGGTGATCGCGGTGATCTCCGGCCTGTTCGAGGCCGGAGCCGGGCTTGCTCTGCTCGCAGGCTTTCGCACGCGCGGCAGTGCCGTGGCGTTGATGGTGTTTCTGATTCCCGTGACGCTGCGCTTTCACAATCCCGTCGGACTGGGTCCAGCAGAGTCGTACCTGCAAACCACCATGCTGATGAAGAACATGGCAATCGTCGGTGGGTTGGTCGGCCTGTTCGTCTACGGTCCGGGACCGCTCTCCCTCGACGCGTTGCGCGCTCGGAAGTAG
- a CDS encoding protein kinase, with the protein MVEAEEPTPAKRVGRYAVGPTIAGGGMAVVHLGHLVGPGGFSRLVAIKRMHPHLATDADFVSMFLDEARLAARIRHTNVVSVLDVLRDGADVFLIMDYVHGESLSRLLRAAAERGEQIDVDVALAIMVGVLHGLHAAHGTTDESGAKLNVVHRDVSPQNILIGVDGVPRVVDFGIAKATNRLQTTREGQIKGKLSYMSPEQIVEEPIDLRTDLYAASVLLWEMLTGERLFHQADVGATVAAILAGNPVAPSWKRSDVPKEIDDIVLRGLATDPKERFASAREMADALEDTGNVASPSTVGAWVETLVASELAQRARLMEELERSHAGEEGEDAAPDQSSFTQLDAERTIERAQTPEARRKAVLASVAAVLVLVPVAVTLALLPSWTKPSALADTSASAVPSERVTSMPPASASAAKDESERRAACPKGHCKPETLASGLTGASALALDGGTLYVATATSVTAIPTRGGEARKLCSAPLGAYALAVLGDNVFFAGARNIWAVPKAGGEATVTTTTPATPLGAAFDDKGAYFTVRDQVLRVEAPTKKPEVVAELQKSAYAVVTHGGYVYWSSLVKQGNVSRAPTSGGKVTLIRDGLDHPAGLAVDDDALFVAEQNAGRVHRIPLDAGESTVLAEKQNSPSGVSVSEGYVYFTSQNAGKVLHVPCSGGDVTVVAEGQAYPTAIVADEGGVYWVNSGATGAVMKVAK; encoded by the coding sequence ATGGTGGAGGCTGAAGAACCCACACCAGCAAAGCGAGTTGGTCGCTACGCCGTGGGACCCACGATCGCCGGGGGCGGCATGGCGGTCGTCCACCTGGGGCACCTGGTCGGCCCTGGCGGGTTCTCGAGACTGGTCGCGATCAAGCGCATGCATCCCCACCTCGCCACGGACGCGGACTTCGTCTCGATGTTCCTGGACGAGGCGCGGCTGGCTGCCCGCATCCGCCATACCAACGTGGTGTCAGTGCTCGACGTGCTGCGTGACGGCGCCGACGTCTTTCTGATCATGGACTATGTCCACGGCGAATCCCTGTCCCGCTTGCTGAGGGCTGCAGCGGAACGCGGCGAGCAGATCGACGTGGACGTCGCACTGGCGATCATGGTTGGAGTGCTGCACGGCTTGCACGCCGCGCACGGCACGACGGACGAGTCGGGGGCCAAGCTCAATGTCGTTCACCGCGACGTGTCGCCTCAGAACATATTGATCGGCGTGGACGGAGTGCCGCGGGTCGTGGATTTCGGTATCGCAAAAGCCACCAACCGCCTGCAGACGACTCGAGAGGGGCAAATCAAGGGCAAGCTTTCCTACATGTCTCCGGAGCAGATCGTCGAAGAGCCGATCGACCTCCGTACCGATCTCTATGCGGCGTCCGTGCTGCTTTGGGAAATGTTGACGGGCGAACGCCTTTTTCATCAGGCGGACGTCGGCGCGACGGTCGCGGCCATTCTTGCCGGCAACCCCGTTGCGCCCAGCTGGAAGCGCTCCGACGTGCCCAAGGAGATCGACGACATCGTGCTGCGGGGCCTGGCTACGGATCCAAAGGAGCGTTTTGCTTCTGCCCGCGAGATGGCGGACGCTTTGGAGGACACAGGCAACGTCGCTTCTCCGAGCACCGTGGGCGCGTGGGTCGAGACCTTGGTCGCCTCCGAACTCGCACAACGTGCCCGCCTGATGGAGGAGCTCGAGCGCTCTCACGCTGGCGAGGAGGGCGAAGATGCGGCGCCCGACCAGTCTTCCTTCACGCAGCTGGACGCCGAGCGGACCATCGAACGAGCGCAGACACCCGAGGCGCGTCGCAAGGCCGTGTTGGCGTCCGTCGCGGCCGTCTTGGTGCTCGTCCCCGTTGCCGTGACGCTTGCGCTGCTCCCGTCGTGGACGAAGCCTTCCGCTCTCGCGGACACCAGTGCCAGCGCCGTTCCGTCGGAGCGAGTGACCTCCATGCCGCCCGCGTCGGCGAGCGCCGCCAAAGATGAGAGCGAACGACGCGCCGCGTGTCCCAAAGGGCACTGCAAGCCGGAGACCCTGGCCTCGGGCCTGACGGGTGCGTCGGCGTTGGCGTTGGACGGCGGTACCTTGTACGTCGCGACGGCGACCTCGGTCACGGCGATTCCTACGAGAGGCGGTGAAGCGCGAAAGCTGTGCTCCGCTCCCCTGGGTGCCTACGCCTTGGCGGTACTCGGGGACAACGTCTTTTTCGCGGGGGCGCGCAACATCTGGGCCGTGCCGAAAGCTGGGGGCGAGGCGACGGTGACGACCACCACGCCCGCGACGCCCTTGGGTGCCGCCTTCGACGACAAGGGCGCCTACTTCACGGTGAGGGATCAAGTGCTTCGCGTCGAGGCCCCGACGAAGAAGCCCGAGGTCGTGGCGGAACTCCAAAAGTCGGCGTACGCAGTCGTGACGCACGGGGGCTACGTCTACTGGAGCAGCTTGGTCAAGCAAGGCAACGTCAGTCGCGCGCCGACCTCCGGTGGGAAAGTCACGCTGATTCGCGACGGGCTCGATCACCCCGCTGGTCTCGCGGTGGACGATGACGCTTTGTTCGTCGCGGAGCAGAACGCGGGTCGCGTGCACCGAATCCCGCTCGACGCGGGGGAGTCGACCGTTCTCGCCGAAAAGCAGAACTCGCCCAGCGGTGTCTCCGTCTCGGAGGGATACGTCTATTTCACCAGCCAAAATGCTGGAAAGGTGCTGCACGTTCCCTGCTCGGGCGGTGACGTCACGGTCGTGGCTGAAGGCCAGGCCTACCCAACTGCGATCGTCGCTGACGAGGGCGGCGTATATTGGGTGAACTCCGGCGCGACCGGAGCCGTGATGAAGGTCGCCAAGTGA
- a CDS encoding GNAT family N-acetyltransferase, with amino-acid sequence MLDYRDLYADKIKTPRDAVRGIQRGRRMLVGSGAAEPDTLVNALVEHGDHLADNEIVHLLTLGPAPYVAPGLERRFRHVAFFIGANVRKAVQEGRADFMSVFLSEIPELIRSRRVRIDGVLIQVSPPDAHGYVSLGVSVDIVRAAVDTADWIIAEVNPYMPRTLGNSFLHVNDIDVLVPVERPLPELEVEPLDDVCREIGRHVASLIPDGATLQTGIGRIPHAVIEALQGRSDLGVHTEMLSDSVIDLVEAGVITGRRKTFLPGKIVTSFAMGTRRLYDWLDDNPLVEMRPSDFTNDPFVIAQNESMIAINSALQVDVTGQVAADSIRGRFFSGIGGQVDFIRGAARSRGGKPIIALPSTAKQGTMSRIVATLDEGAGVVTSRGDVRYVVTEYGVADLWGKNVRQRATALIEIAHPDFRAELLDKAKARHYVFPEQNVPRAIYAWEEERVLELAGGSFLFRPARAADEETLQDLFYRLSDESTYQRFMQHKREHPNEEIRELVDLDRERNMAVVVLSGTDTSSEIIAIARYDVDPATGLADIAFVVRDDWQGKGIGTALMQRMAEIAKDRGIRGFTADVLPTNRDMLGVFHRSGMTVRAELDRGIYRMVLTFEPEAPPPSFASNPPPPVSRRPD; translated from the coding sequence GTGCTGGACTACCGAGATTTGTACGCAGACAAGATCAAGACGCCGCGCGACGCCGTGCGCGGCATTCAGCGCGGACGACGCATGTTGGTCGGCTCGGGCGCGGCCGAGCCCGACACCCTCGTCAACGCGTTGGTGGAGCACGGCGACCATCTAGCCGACAACGAGATCGTCCATCTGCTGACCTTGGGTCCCGCTCCCTACGTGGCGCCGGGTTTGGAACGCAGGTTTCGACACGTAGCCTTCTTCATCGGCGCCAACGTGCGTAAAGCAGTGCAAGAGGGCCGCGCCGATTTCATGTCCGTCTTCTTGTCGGAGATCCCAGAGCTGATCCGTTCTCGACGTGTGCGCATCGACGGCGTGTTGATTCAGGTCTCTCCCCCGGATGCCCATGGCTACGTCAGCCTCGGGGTATCCGTGGACATCGTGCGGGCCGCGGTGGACACGGCAGACTGGATCATTGCCGAAGTGAACCCGTACATGCCGCGCACCTTGGGCAATTCCTTCCTGCACGTGAACGACATCGACGTCCTCGTGCCCGTCGAGCGCCCCTTGCCGGAATTGGAGGTCGAGCCTCTGGATGACGTGTGCCGCGAAATCGGACGACACGTGGCCAGTTTGATCCCCGACGGTGCGACGCTACAGACCGGCATCGGGCGGATTCCCCACGCGGTGATCGAGGCGCTGCAAGGACGGTCGGACTTGGGCGTCCACACGGAGATGCTGAGCGACAGCGTGATCGATCTGGTCGAAGCTGGTGTCATCACCGGCCGCCGCAAGACGTTCTTGCCCGGCAAGATCGTCACCAGCTTCGCCATGGGCACACGGCGGCTCTACGACTGGCTGGACGACAACCCGTTGGTGGAGATGCGGCCCAGCGACTTCACCAACGACCCCTTCGTCATCGCCCAAAACGAGTCGATGATTGCCATAAACTCGGCCCTGCAGGTGGACGTCACGGGGCAAGTGGCGGCGGACAGCATTCGTGGGCGCTTCTTCTCCGGCATCGGCGGGCAGGTCGACTTCATCCGCGGTGCCGCTCGCAGTCGCGGCGGCAAGCCGATCATCGCGCTGCCCTCGACGGCCAAGCAGGGCACGATGAGTCGCATCGTCGCCACTCTGGACGAAGGCGCGGGGGTCGTCACCAGCCGAGGGGACGTTCGCTACGTGGTCACCGAGTACGGAGTCGCAGATCTGTGGGGCAAGAACGTGCGCCAACGTGCCACGGCGTTGATCGAGATCGCGCATCCCGACTTCCGCGCGGAGCTGCTCGACAAGGCCAAGGCGCGCCACTACGTCTTCCCGGAGCAAAACGTGCCTCGCGCCATCTACGCCTGGGAAGAAGAGCGCGTCCTGGAGCTCGCCGGGGGCAGCTTCCTGTTCCGTCCCGCGCGCGCTGCGGACGAAGAGACGCTGCAGGACCTGTTCTACCGCCTGAGCGACGAGAGCACCTACCAGCGCTTCATGCAGCACAAGCGCGAGCACCCCAACGAGGAGATCCGCGAACTGGTCGACCTGGATCGGGAGCGCAACATGGCGGTGGTGGTGCTGTCGGGCACCGACACCAGTTCCGAGATCATCGCCATTGCTCGCTACGACGTGGATCCGGCGACGGGCCTGGCGGACATCGCTTTCGTGGTCCGTGACGACTGGCAAGGTAAGGGCATCGGCACCGCGCTGATGCAGCGCATGGCGGAGATCGCAAAGGATCGCGGAATTCGAGGCTTCACCGCTGACGTGCTTCCGACGAACCGCGACATGCTTGGCGTCTTCCACCGCAGCGGCATGACTGTGCGAGCCGAGCTAGACCGTGGCATCTATCGCATGGTGCTCACCTTCGAACCCGAAGCGCCGCCGCCGAGCTTTGCGTCCAATCCGCCCCCTCCGGTGAGCCGCAGACCCGACTGA